The Syngnathus typhle isolate RoL2023-S1 ecotype Sweden linkage group LG11, RoL_Styp_1.0, whole genome shotgun sequence genome contains a region encoding:
- the kaznb gene encoding kazrin, periplakin interacting protein b isoform X4 translates to MKDMLGKDLHEESQGGGTPGLLSTAELHVQLGDKEQELDHAKEALQAMKADRKRLKGEKSDLVSQMQQLYTTLESREDQLREFIRNYDQHRKESEDAVRVLAKEKDVLEREKWDLRRQTKEATEQANLLRSQLDMKENRIKELEAELTMAKQSLATLTKDVPKRHSLASTTNAGSTEPVVNGSQEWVMQADLPLTAAIRQSQQTLYHGHNADRQAVVRISPCHSRQPSVISDASAAEGDRSSTPSDINSPRHRTHSLCNSMEDLEEQKRKKKKEKMTLGSLSRVFARGKQRKSLDPGLFDGTATPDYYIEEDADW, encoded by the exons ATGAAGGACATGCTGGGCAAAGACCTGCACGAGGAGTCCCAAGGAGGAGGAACCCCAGGCCTGCTCTCCACAGCCGAGCTCCACGTCCAGCTGGGTGACAAGGAGCAGGAGCTGGACCACGCCAAGGAGGCCTTACAAG CCATGAAAGCCGACCGTAAACGTCTAAAAGGGGAGAAAAGCGATTTGGTGAGTCAGATGCAGCAGCTGTACACAACACTGGAGAGCCGAGAAGACCAGCTCCGAGAATTCATACGCAACTACGACCAGCACCGAAAG GAGAGTGAGGATGCAGTGAGAGTGCTCGCCAAGGAGAAGGATGTGCTGGAGAGGGAGAAGTGGGACCTGAGGCGACAGACCAAAGAGGCCACGGAGCAGGCTAACCTCCTGCGCTCTCAGTTGGACATGAAGGAGAATAGGATCAAGGAGCTGGAGGCCGAGCTCACTATG GCCAAGCAGTCTCTAGCCACGTTGACGAAAGACGTTCCCAAGCGCCACTCGTTAGCCTCCACCACCAACGCCGGCTCCACTGAGCCCGTGGTAAACGGCAGTCAGGAGTGGGTGATGCAGGCTGACCTGCCGCTGACCGCCGCCATCCGGCAGAGCCAGCAGACCCTCTACCACGGACACAACGCCGACAGACAAG CTGTGGTCAGGATCAGTCCCTGCCACTCGCGCCAGCCGTCTGTCATCTCTGACGCCTCGGCCGCCGAAGGGGACCGCTCGTCCACGCCCAGCGACATCAACTCGCCCCGTCACCGGACGCACTCCCTCTGCAAT TCCATGGAGGACCTGGAGGAGCAGAAGcgtaagaagaaaaaggagaagatGACGTTGGGCTCCTTGTCACGCGTCTTTGCCCGAGGGAAACAGCGCAAGTCCCTGGACCCGGGGCTTTTTGATGGGACAGCCACACCTGACTATTACATAGAGGAGGATGCTGACTGGTGA
- the tmem51b gene encoding transmembrane protein 51b, translated as MCSSRGLCNRGEQPANRSSRSESTGSGAHYALCALGVGLIALGVVMIVWTVIPVDDGASGGSTNSSSNFTVETNDEDGKEGELSKSSSVAMVLVGVGLALLLLSICLGVRSKRRANDSGEQTEAPAASAFMDHMNGDGEAVPDPSAFNVPTYEEVVGSSDYPVRQSNLRQSNTHLPSYEDIIAAVENEGRDETTEDSPLNDPVTPPQPAEAAEPQADRQPSLPTRSTSRASRLLRPLRVRRIKSDKLHLKDFRIQIRTPTHNPVTIEPITPPPQYDNKPPELG; from the exons ATGTGTTCCAGTCGGGGTCTTTGCAACCGCGGCGAGCAACCCGCCAACCGGTCTTCCCGCTCCGAGAGCACCGGTTCGGGAGCTCACTATGCTCTGTGCGCACTGGGAGTGGGTCTGATTGCGCTGGGGGTGGTCATGATCGTGTGGACGGTGATCCCCGTGGACGACGGGGCGTCGGGTGGCTCTACCAACTCGTCCAGCAACTTCACTGTAGAGACTAATGATGAAGACGGCAAAGAAGGGGAGCTCTCCAAGTCGTCCTCGGTCGCCATGGTGCTGGTGGGCGTCGGCCTGGCCTTGCTGCTCCTGTCCATTTGCCTCGGCGTTCGGAGCAAGCGTAGAGCGAATGACAGCGGCGAGCAAACGGAGGCGCCGGCAGCATCAGCCTTCATGGACCATATGAACGGCGACGGCGAAGC AGTGCCAGATCCATCCGCATTCAACGTGCCGACCTACGAGGAGGTAGTCGGCAGCAGCGACTACCCGGTGCGTCAGAGCAACCTCCGCCAGAGCAACACCCACCTGCCATCCTACGAGGACATTATCGCAGCTGTGGAGAACGAGGGCAGGGACGAGACCACCGAGGACTCCCCTCTCAATGACCCCGTGACACCCCCGCAGCCGGCGGAGGCCGCCGAGCCACAGGCCGACAGGCAGCCCAGCCTCCCGACGCGCAGCACCAGCCGGGCCAGTCGCCTGTTGCGCCCCCTACGGGTGAGGCGGATCAAGTCGGATAAACTCCACCTGAAGGACTTCCGAATCCAAATCCGCACTCCCACGCACAACCCGGTGACCATCGAGCCCATCACGCCGCCACCGCAGTATGATAATAAACCGCCAGAATTGGGTTGA
- the kaznb gene encoding kazrin, periplakin interacting protein b isoform X3 gives MRSDREEGKAVLLHEEVAQLQEEVHLLRQMKDMLGKDLHEESQGGGTPGLLSTAELHVQLGDKEQELDHAKEALQAMKADRKRLKGEKSDLVSQMQQLYTTLESREDQLREFIRNYDQHRKESEDAVRVLAKEKDVLEREKWDLRRQTKEATEQANLLRSQLDMKENRIKELEAELTMAKQSLATLTKDVPKRHSLASTTNAGSTEPVVNGSQEWVMQADLPLTAAIRQSQQTLYHGHNADRQAVVRISPCHSRQPSVISDASAAEGDRSSTPSDINSPRHRTHSLCNSMEDLEEQKRKKKKEKMTLGSLSRVFARGKQRKSLDPGLFDGTATPDYYIEEDADW, from the exons ATGAGGTCTGACAGGGAGGAGGGCAAGGCCG TGTTGTTGCACGAGGAGGTGGCCCAGCTTCAGGAGGAGGTACACCTACTACGGCAAATGAAGGACATGCTGGGCAAAGACCTGCACGAGGAGTCCCAAGGAGGAGGAACCCCAGGCCTGCTCTCCACAGCCGAGCTCCACGTCCAGCTGGGTGACAAGGAGCAGGAGCTGGACCACGCCAAGGAGGCCTTACAAG CCATGAAAGCCGACCGTAAACGTCTAAAAGGGGAGAAAAGCGATTTGGTGAGTCAGATGCAGCAGCTGTACACAACACTGGAGAGCCGAGAAGACCAGCTCCGAGAATTCATACGCAACTACGACCAGCACCGAAAG GAGAGTGAGGATGCAGTGAGAGTGCTCGCCAAGGAGAAGGATGTGCTGGAGAGGGAGAAGTGGGACCTGAGGCGACAGACCAAAGAGGCCACGGAGCAGGCTAACCTCCTGCGCTCTCAGTTGGACATGAAGGAGAATAGGATCAAGGAGCTGGAGGCCGAGCTCACTATG GCCAAGCAGTCTCTAGCCACGTTGACGAAAGACGTTCCCAAGCGCCACTCGTTAGCCTCCACCACCAACGCCGGCTCCACTGAGCCCGTGGTAAACGGCAGTCAGGAGTGGGTGATGCAGGCTGACCTGCCGCTGACCGCCGCCATCCGGCAGAGCCAGCAGACCCTCTACCACGGACACAACGCCGACAGACAAG CTGTGGTCAGGATCAGTCCCTGCCACTCGCGCCAGCCGTCTGTCATCTCTGACGCCTCGGCCGCCGAAGGGGACCGCTCGTCCACGCCCAGCGACATCAACTCGCCCCGTCACCGGACGCACTCCCTCTGCAAT TCCATGGAGGACCTGGAGGAGCAGAAGcgtaagaagaaaaaggagaagatGACGTTGGGCTCCTTGTCACGCGTCTTTGCCCGAGGGAAACAGCGCAAGTCCCTGGACCCGGGGCTTTTTGATGGGACAGCCACACCTGACTATTACATAGAGGAGGATGCTGACTGGTGA